One window of the Carassius auratus strain Wakin chromosome 20, ASM336829v1, whole genome shotgun sequence genome contains the following:
- the slc22a16 gene encoding LOW QUALITY PROTEIN: solute carrier family 22 member 16 (The sequence of the model RefSeq protein was modified relative to this genomic sequence to represent the inferred CDS: deleted 1 base in 1 codon), producing the protein MTTGVERLFDQLGHFNRFQACLYFAAIFQAISCGIHYLASVFLVETPKFLCDSPSNVTDVLYRNHSSTSLADIWTHYKPGDGPVVVQTAGGDQWELSPCLKALRLDAINFQYEFFGNKTVESCAGFVYDHSEVEQSIVTDWDLVCEKEWLAKLTQPTFMLGVLIGALVFGDVADRIGRRPILMATSLCQFIFGVTVAFTGNYYLFVLMRFLLAMVSSGYLVVVFVYVTEFTGIKVRTWTSMHVHAAFAVGIMVVALVGYLVRVWWIYQIILTLSTSPFLLYCWKFPETPFFLMAKGRYTEAQELLDNMAYFNGLPPTLKVSELKDECDGELLNDNEQENGRAMLVEKRLSILDMFGSLKMAGRSATCWAIWFIGSLGYYVFSLGSVNLGGNQYINLFLAGAVEVPSYLIGCIAMDRVGRKKTCAPALLLGGVACMLIIVVPQDIEILAIVLSMTGKFAIAIAFGLIYLYTCELYPTIIRSLAVGSGSMMCRVGSVVAPFCVYLADIWIYLPQLIVGILAFIIGLLTMFLPETLGQPLTSTLEEAEALGSKPCMKNAAVDAQEMNQTIKV; encoded by the exons ATGACCACCGGCGTGGAACGACTATTCGACCAACTTGGACACTTTAACAG GTTTCAGGCATGTCTTTACTTTGCTGCTATTTTCCAGGCCATCTCTTGTGGAATACATTACCTGGCCTCGGTTTTCCTAGTTGAGACACCTAAATTTCTTTGTGACTCTCCTTCAAATGTCACAGATGTTCTATATAGGAATCACTCATCGACGTCGCTGGCAGATATATGGACTCATTACAAGCCAGGTGATGGACCAGTGGTTGTACAGACAGCTGGAGGAGACCAGTGGGAACTTAGTCCTTGTTTAAAAGCTCTGCGGCTTGATGCCATCAATTTTCAATATGAGTTTTTTGGGAACAAGACTGTGGAGTCGTGTGCTGGCTTTGTCTATGATCACAGCGAGGTTGAGCAGAGCATCGTAACAGACTGGGACCTGGTGTGTGAAAAGGAATGGCTGGCAAAACTTACACAGCCAACTTTTATGCTGGGTGTTTTGATTGGAGCATTGGTGTTTGGAGACGTCGCAGACAG AATTGGCAGGCGCCCCATTTTGATGGCTACCAGCTTGTGCCAGTTTATTTTTGGGGTCACTGTGGCATTCACAGGGAATTACTACCTCTTTGTG TTGATGCGTTTCCTTCTTGCAATG gTGTCAAGTGGGTATTTGGTTGTAGTCTTTGTGTATGTAACCGAGTTTACAGGAATTAAGGTGCGCACATGGACCTCTATGCATGTGCATGCAGCCTTTGCTGTGGGCATCATGGTAGTGGCTCTAGTGGGGTACCTCGTTCGTGTCTGGTGGATCTACCAGATCATCCTCACCCTCAGTACCTCTCCATTCTTGCTCTACTGCTGGAAGTTTCCAGAAACACCCTTCTTCCTAATGGCTAAAGGCCGGTACACGGAGGCGCAGGAGCTGCTGGACAATATGGCTTACTTCAATGGTCTGCCACCCACCCTTAAG GTGTCAGAGCTGAAGGATGAATGTGATGGAGAACTGCTGAATGACAATGAGCAGGAAAATGGAAGAGCAATGCTAGTCGAGAAGAGGCTAAGCATCCTGGATATGTTTGGAAGCTTGAAAATGGCTGGTCGCAGCGCCACATGCTGGGCTATCTGGTTCATTGGAAGCTTGGGATACTATGTCTTCAGCCTGGGGTCTGTCAACCTAGGAGGAAATCAGTATATCAATCTCTTCCTTGCTG GTGCTGTTGAGGTTCCGTCATACTTGATTGGCTGCATTGCAATGGATCGGGTTGGCAGGAAGAAGACATGTGCCCCGGCTCTGCTGCTTGGTGGAGTAGCTTGTATGCTTATTATTGTGGTGCCCCAG GATATTGAGATATTGGCAATAGTCCTGAGTATGACAGGGAAATTCGCTATCGCCATTGCATTTGGTCTGATTTACTTGTACACCTGTGAGCTTTACCCAACAATCATCAG GTCCCTGGCTGTTGGCAGTGGTAGTATGATGTGTCGGGTGGGAAGTGTGGTGGCTCCCTTCTGTGTTTACCTTGCTGACATCTGGATCTATCTGCCTCAG CTCATTGTGGGAATTCTGGCCTTCATCATTGGGCTCCTGACCATGTTTCTGCCAGAAACTCTGGGACAGCCCCTCACCTCAACTTTAGAAGAAGCTGAAGCTCTAGGATCCAAGCCCTGCATGAAGAACGCTGCTGTGGACGCACAAGAGATGAACCAAACCATCAAAGTCTAA